One part of the Aliivibrio fischeri ATCC 7744 = JCM 18803 = DSM 507 genome encodes these proteins:
- a CDS encoding DUF342 domain-containing protein, producing MWKSLLTLVEDDSVVVLRFPDKFQPDEEPTLKSFKDCLEEINACNFYFDEKIITTIIQDVKNGMMTHHQNRTVAARRDAEVIIAIEERDMKATMAVIGAYGGRDLVSSDVISGLTSMEITRGISKNALKKIMFLSRNLPAGEKVSLVIAKGKEPIDGTNASFVPLVEDFREQALKPQEKEGEEDKVDMRDLGETITVVEGDELIRRIPPTKGVDGFTVRGEVIPATAGKNTKLRAGKGATISPDDPDLVIAATSGMPWINKDGADVDNALCLNAVDISTGHIKFKGSVIVSGDIAPDMIVRATGSVTVGGFIESADVQAHGDVIAMKGIIGHQVEAGEDYTCFVKAGGKITAKFVQSADLQASGDIELGIHAIQSFIKSKNSITVMDKTGRNGSIVGGEVYAGSNITTVNLGATAGTETLVKAFTRFDKYKENIVALNAKYKEAQENTMKVVRAEMDLAKIPKAERTPEQIERVQNMKEESNREIAASMHRFQSAEEDLRKQLTENVVKVTERVYPKVTIQYSDEQVTTKREHSPCKIYFNEYEIKIDPIVSKNTSLTDD from the coding sequence ATGTGGAAATCTCTTCTAACATTAGTGGAAGATGACTCAGTTGTAGTATTACGTTTTCCTGATAAGTTTCAGCCGGATGAAGAACCGACATTAAAAAGCTTTAAAGATTGTTTAGAAGAGATTAATGCGTGTAATTTTTATTTTGATGAAAAAATCATTACAACGATTATACAAGATGTGAAAAACGGCATGATGACTCATCATCAGAACCGTACGGTTGCAGCTCGACGTGATGCAGAAGTTATCATTGCGATAGAAGAGCGTGACATGAAAGCGACGATGGCTGTCATCGGTGCGTATGGTGGTCGTGATCTTGTAAGTAGTGATGTGATTTCTGGCTTAACTAGCATGGAGATCACCCGTGGTATCAGTAAAAATGCACTCAAGAAAATCATGTTTTTGAGTCGTAATTTACCTGCTGGTGAGAAAGTGTCGCTTGTTATCGCTAAAGGTAAAGAACCGATTGATGGTACCAACGCAAGTTTTGTTCCCCTAGTTGAAGATTTTCGTGAGCAAGCATTAAAGCCTCAGGAAAAAGAAGGAGAAGAAGATAAAGTTGATATGCGTGATCTGGGTGAAACCATCACGGTTGTGGAAGGCGATGAACTGATTCGACGTATTCCACCAACAAAAGGTGTTGATGGTTTTACCGTTCGTGGCGAAGTGATTCCAGCAACCGCGGGAAAAAATACCAAACTGCGAGCAGGTAAAGGAGCGACGATATCTCCTGATGACCCTGATCTGGTTATTGCTGCGACATCTGGAATGCCTTGGATTAACAAAGATGGTGCAGATGTCGATAACGCACTTTGTTTGAATGCGGTTGATATTTCAACAGGCCACATTAAGTTTAAAGGTAGTGTGATTGTAAGTGGTGATATTGCACCAGATATGATTGTAAGAGCAACTGGCAGCGTAACTGTTGGTGGCTTTATTGAATCTGCTGATGTTCAAGCGCATGGCGATGTCATTGCTATGAAAGGCATCATCGGCCACCAAGTAGAAGCGGGTGAAGATTACACGTGTTTTGTAAAAGCAGGTGGAAAAATCACGGCTAAGTTTGTGCAATCAGCTGACTTACAAGCGTCGGGTGATATTGAGCTTGGTATTCATGCAATTCAGAGTTTCATCAAGAGTAAGAACTCAATTACGGTGATGGACAAAACAGGACGTAACGGCTCTATTGTTGGTGGTGAAGTTTACGCAGGTTCTAATATCACGACCGTAAACTTAGGTGCTACGGCAGGTACTGAAACATTAGTAAAAGCATTTACTCGTTTTGATAAGTACAAAGAGAACATCGTTGCTTTAAATGCCAAATACAAAGAAGCGCAAGAAAACACCATGAAAGTGGTTCGCGCAGAAATGGATTTAGCAAAAATTCCAAAAGCAGAGAGAACACCAGAGCAAATCGAACGTGTGCAAAACATGAAAGAAGAATCGAATCGTGAAATTGCCGCTTCAATGCACCGTTTCCAATCTGCTGAAGAAGATCTAAGAAAACAACTAACTGAAAATGTTGTTAAGGTTACGGAACGAGTTTATCCAAAAGTGACGATTCAATATTCAGATGAACAAGTAACCACTAAACGTGAACACAGTCCATGTAAGATCTACTTTAATGAATATGAAATAAAGATAGATCCAATCGTCTCTAAAAATACGAGTTTAACGGATGATTAA
- a CDS encoding transporter gives MSNKIEFDYSSFLVNSSKQKWTFSQALKSIIPTFGTVWNASVHDARPLSERLQAEALQVLSSHINDESNIIRLIRLARIEGITDLEIKLPYTLDEEQINYILENTFTDISQSTDDFDLLHVHLNEKTQ, from the coding sequence ATGAGCAATAAAATAGAGTTTGATTACAGCTCGTTTCTTGTTAATTCAAGTAAGCAAAAGTGGACGTTTTCGCAAGCGTTAAAAAGTATCATTCCGACATTTGGAACGGTATGGAATGCTTCTGTTCATGATGCAAGACCATTATCAGAAAGACTCCAAGCTGAAGCGCTTCAAGTGCTTTCTTCTCATATTAATGACGAATCAAATATTATCCGTTTAATTCGCCTAGCGCGTATTGAAGGGATCACCGATCTAGAAATTAAACTGCCTTATACTTTGGATGAAGAGCAGATTAATTATATTCTCGAAAACACTTTCACAGACATTTCTCAATCAACTGATGACTTTGATTTACTTCATGTACACTTGAATGAGAAAACACAGTAG
- a CDS encoding YggN family protein, producing MSAKKMIATALLIISGNAWASMCPVNVENDVLLTQNGEVKVEKAQDKLRIDQDGRVFVNGRELQLTQKQKEAIERYQQQVSTYIPEIVDFTDKGIAAANDFVSEIETSFDAKGSFEGVKTKIDEYGHTAKQKFYQGKDMVLEHDFFKEVDTTWKQDFEVMMQSMDKELFASVFNSLSLKMQEGELNFTELQQQFADVQVKIKEKMKQHSTEMKDEAQNLCDSAKGIAQDEQQLHQLIPELQPYPVFSI from the coding sequence ATGTCAGCTAAAAAAATGATCGCTACTGCCCTGTTAATTATATCTGGTAATGCGTGGGCGAGTATGTGCCCAGTGAATGTTGAAAATGATGTTCTTTTAACGCAAAACGGCGAAGTGAAAGTTGAAAAAGCACAAGATAAATTACGAATTGATCAAGATGGTCGAGTTTTTGTGAACGGTAGAGAGTTACAGTTAACTCAAAAGCAAAAAGAGGCGATAGAGCGTTATCAGCAACAAGTGTCGACTTATATTCCTGAAATTGTCGACTTTACTGATAAAGGCATTGCCGCAGCTAATGATTTTGTCAGTGAAATTGAAACCTCATTTGATGCAAAAGGATCATTTGAAGGCGTTAAGACTAAAATTGATGAATATGGCCACACAGCCAAGCAAAAGTTTTATCAAGGAAAAGACATGGTATTAGAGCATGACTTTTTCAAAGAAGTGGATACCACTTGGAAACAAGATTTTGAAGTGATGATGCAAAGTATGGATAAAGAACTTTTTGCGAGTGTATTTAACTCTTTGTCTTTAAAGATGCAAGAAGGGGAATTGAACTTTACTGAGTTACAGCAACAGTTTGCTGATGTGCAAGTTAAGATCAAAGAGAAAATGAAACAACACAGCACCGAAATGAAAGATGAAGCACAAAACTTATGTGATTCAGCAAAAGGTATTGCACAAGATGAACAGCAATTGCATCAGTTGATCCCTGAACTGCAACCATACCCAGTGTTCAGCATTTAA
- a CDS encoding glutaredoxin, with protein MLNTHQTIIFSKTVCPFCVKAKAILDDKGIEYKVLTLDEDLTKEEMVALIQEKENIAVNTVPQIYLDRKYIGGHDDLVAFFERQDTDMDLGGFEL; from the coding sequence ATGTTAAATACTCATCAAACGATTATTTTTTCAAAAACAGTATGTCCTTTTTGTGTTAAAGCAAAAGCAATTTTGGACGATAAAGGCATTGAATATAAAGTATTAACCTTAGATGAAGACCTTACAAAAGAAGAAATGGTTGCTTTAATTCAAGAAAAAGAAAACATTGCAGTGAATACCGTTCCTCAAATCTACCTTGACCGTAAATATATCGGTGGACATGACGATTTAGTGGCGTTTTTTGAGCGTCAAGACACCGACATGGATTTAGGTGGTTTTGAACTGTAG